The genomic stretch ACCTTGAATTGCATTTGAGGAGCCTGTTGTTGTGGCATGCAACTAGGTGGCATGCATGGTTGTTGCATGGGCATTTGTGGCATGCATCCAGGAGTTTGGCAAGGCATCTGCATCGGCATTGGCATTGGCATTTGCGGCATGCAAGAAGGTGGAGTGCatggttgctgttgttgttgcggCATGCAAGAAGGTGGGGTACAAGGTTGCTGCACCTGCGGCATATATAATGGTTGAGGCATAGGCATGCTTGACATGCAACAGCTTGGTGAACATCCTGATGAAGCACATTCTTGAGAGCATGGTGCAGGACAACGTAAGGCTTTTTGAGGATTGCCAGATGGTTTCACTAGAAAAGACGTGAAATAAtttctttcaaacttttttgaaGTCGCACGTCGAACAAAGCCTCAGTTTGTCACACAGAATCTGTCCAGTAGTGTACGTAGCGTTGCTGAAACGTTATGTATAAACATATGCGTGCATTCACTTCACGAATTCACTGACACAATACTACGACAAGGCAGGTATATTCTACAAATACTTTCTGGAGATATCACAACATATCAATTCATATGCAACACAAATGGCAAGTCTTACCAAATTTTTTCGTGGCTTGATTCACGAGAGCTTGGTGCATTTGTATTTCAGCTCTAGCCAATTTCCCTACAAATTTACGTGAAAATATCTTAGGTGACGGTTATGTTGGTTTTTAGAATGTTTTTGCCTTTTGCTTTTGGTAAATGGCTTATCGTTATAAaggttatattttttaatatcgttagttaaaactttttaaaagcatCTAACTCTATACTATGTGTTGTGCGTATGCCATGTGTGATATGAAAAGATAAATGGTAATATCTCACCTAAACTATCATGTATAACTTCTCTTAGATTTCCAGCAGCAGCTATTGCTTCAGGATTCGAACTAATATCAAGTCCTTAGaaacataaagataaaaaaatcacaaacaGCAATGGCAGATGGGATTAGTGATAAGGTGATGTATAGTATATATAGGACAACTGTTGAAACTTCATGTAGAGATGCTTCTCACATGTTTAAAAAACTGCGAAGTTTGCAAGATAGTAAAAAGGAATTATACGATCTTTCGCGTATATCTTCGTCAATAATCGAGTCACAAGTACAGAgggatgaaaagaaaaatttcgccagataaactttcaaattaaacttcaaaaaaaactttgcgtGACGAACTACCGCAAAGATAGTTTACATTCCCGATAACCGCGAAAATTTCTCTGAACAAATCACGTAGAACTTATTTCGTTAGTAAGCAGGTCATTAATGTATATACCTGTTTGTGGAACAGGGCTTACTCCCCCAGATCTTGAGTGTACATCACCAGACCCATCATCGCCGTCATCGTCACCGTCATCTGCGTCAATGTCATCTGATTTTACATCACTTTTAACTTCAGCTGAAATTGCCAGAGAAAGAATATTACAAACACTGGAAGTAACCACGCGGTTTTTTGAAGTGACTTTAAAAGAAACTCAGCTTATAATATGTGCTAGGTTGCTCAATTTTCACATTAAGATTAAGCGAAAGACACCtatttgtatatttaaaaattataaaaatgtatGCAATATTTCAAAGTGGTAAattcttagtttgaaatttttttgttgcagtTTGGAGAGTCTTGTGCTAACACAAGAcccaaaagttaaaaataaacccTTTATTTCAAAGAAGtaggtaaaaaaacatttttgtggcCACTGGTATTGGTGTGTAACGAAAAATACTAATTTGCAACGTTACAGGATTGATAAATGGTGACACAATAAAAGCAAAGAGgaacaagaaaaaaacttacGAGTTTTCGTATCTTTTTTATCGTGCGTTGCATGCGCTACTGctgttttctttagtttctcAACTTTTCTAGATTTATgacctaaaacaaaaaaatcaacaaccCGTGGTAGCTGATCAACAAAATTAGAGCGTGCGAAGCAAGCAAACGAACCAACATAACTATGAGCAATTTAATAGTTACATAGTGACCTCGAACATATCTATCTAAACTAACGGCAACAACTTTCTACGTGCGTGAGTGAGTTATATGGCTTTGAGTAAACAATTAGttatatataaaagtttagtacACAAAGACACAAACAAAACACAACAGAAAACGATTTCTTGTACAGTTAGGTGTCAGTTTGTAAGTGTAAATCAAAATAAGCATGATTGAAGTTCGTACCTTTGATTGCTTTTGCATCGATGTATAAAGTATAACACAAGAGACAGCATAGTAAGACTATCAGAAGACGAGACATGACGAATCAACTGAAAAAGAAATTCATAGACCACGGTCAATGTTTTGTGCAGCTGCAAGATGGCAATAACCAGCTTGGATGAACGTCTATAAGCGTTCAGTAAACTTTGACTAACCGCTTAACAGACGCTCACCGTAACTGAAGATGGacacatttgtctcatttaaaacATAACAAACTTACCCCTAATCATAAACGTGCGTTTATGTATAAAACAATTTTCTTCTTTGATGAAGGTGTAAAACTGGAATCACTTAGCTGCGGTCATTAAGAAAAGAACATTGAGCATAATACAATTTGATCGACAGCGGGTGAACTCATTGAAAATCATTGAAGCGCTGCTCACATGCTATGCGCTTCAATTGTTTTTGACAAGAGGAACAAACTTTATAGCGCATAGTGTGCATTTGAAGCAGATTATCAGAAGTATACTGCAAATTTGCAAGTCTGCACCTTAATTGGAGTGTTAATGTCCATTCTCCTTCTACATACAGGTGGAATGCACTAGACGTAGCTGGTAAAATTTGCCTAATCCATATCGACATTTAAAAGATATCCTATGTTTGCAAGATTTCACCTCAATTTGAATGTTAAGTCCCATTCTTTAAGGAGGTGGAATGCACTGGAAATAGCTGATGTATATTTAACTAATTTTCTAAAAGATTCTGAAAATATTTCGAAACAGAATATGCACTGATCTAACAGATATACCTTGCCAATAGACGGTCAACTTTTTGCAAGAAGAAACCTGAAAATACCAGAAAATACCACACACTTGATGAATATAGAACAATCTTTTTCTCAGTTTCTGCAAACTAGTGTAGTCGCTGCAGTTAACTATATTAGTAGCTTTTTCACTAAGATCGTCGGTTGGATCAAACCACAAAGTTCTAACAAATGctacaaaaaacaattaaattctAGAAAACGTAAGTGACGATCCGAAACGTTCCAAAAATTGCCAGGAAATAAAAACACCAGTTACGTTATTCGCAACAACAAATTCTTAGCAATTCTTATTTCCGGCGTGATAGTTTCTAACTAATAAACCTTGTGCTTGCTCAAGTGAAATGTTTTCTCCCGTTAGAACGGGTAATACAAATACCTCACAGAAAACTTACATGATGACGCAGCAACAGGCTTTCAGGAAAAGTTATGGAAAACGCCGTAGCTTGTAGAAAACGCAGTCTTGTACTCacatctaaaatttaaaatatacctGCTCTTTTAAAAACacggaaatttaaaaatttgtaagcgTCAACTGCACATCTGTTAAAGACCTTCAAACCAAATATTGCTAAATGTGTACTACAAATAAAGATACTTGTTGATTTTGCATAGAGATTGTTATCAGAATGTAACTGAAGGTTTCTTTGCCGACAATTAACATCTATtcttatcttatatattaattcccttgcgtgagtaaaactgtgagtccacgacacggaaatcacgggtcacttttttatgacgtggctgtacgctaaaatttaactaaaaagattaggtatgtacttcatagaaatcgcacataaggtgtaaatatataacccgctgctaataacgatataaatatatatacccttatgccaaaaaactctatgttagcatatatatataggtatcgctacatatgaaacggtattagatattcacaaagcatacggactgttaaatgaagttcctagcataaaacggaaattgtgtttacgaaaaagatggctgttctttttgagtattctctactctttcattcaaaataaatctttaaaaaaacatttgaagaagagcatggttttataaactaatcatagcaaggttctgtaaggttttttcatgttttattttcagttttgattatattattgttgccagacatgttttatagctagcatcataaaagccaaccaccaccaacaactagctagctagctaggaatatatatatatgtagccatgttctttatacctagctaagtctccagtttatatttaagtgactagctattagctgctgtagctagctaatgctagctttaaactaaagattcccagtatatatattcccacaaaacccatcaaacgttattaaccctgaagattttaaacattttcctggttttttttggtttgcgaagttcttttcctccaaatattctgaaaataaagttcagaaattacttattcttaaaatgtaaatttaatttctttcaaattgtggttttgacattttcatgtaagaatttgtgggcaaaccccttaatcagcatgctaaaagaactgacttttcttaatttagaattactaaacacaaccattttcttacatttagtgtaaacttttgtgcgtatggcttatatttaatacaccaaaagagctactttgttgatttcaattttatactctttgtaagctatttttttcttctttttgacattttgaattaacttattgttgtagaaggcatataatatacatgcatataaaaaaatagaattttgcaaatttctgttttaccactcaatttttacattttataagttatttggaacagaatggtatgaaatagaccaaaatacctgatcttagttgtttttaatttacaggctgtgtctgtgaaactttaaggggaacatttggttgaagacaatggcatgacatatactgatagaactgatttttgttgtgttggatgttatatctgaacctttttgacattttatgttaattttgcgaggaaggaccatatatatatacacagaagaagaattcaattttacaccttgcaagctttgtttttctatatttcgtataaattcttactggggaggactccgtgcaatatatcgaaatgactgatccttctcgatttaaatttgatgtgttctaaatcgtatatagttttggaaattttgtgtaagatttaatgggtaagggctagatgcaatgtgtcaaaaaaactttttttgttgaatcagaagcactccctacaaccattcttttttttacagtttgtgaagcttttgtgaggaaagagtgtatgcaatattatcgaaataactgatttttgttgcaaactgtttttctttggcattttggattaaaatattgttttagagggcatatgcagtagatatatgtactgaaatagtgaaattttgcaaactttgattttgtcgttacctctcattttttacattttgattaaacttttgtgggagaccgtcggtatgcgaaggaccaaaataagagattttagtattatttagaatttgtattttgtgttgcaaaattggtgcaaaaattgacataaaatgaacttatatacagattgattgctgttgtttaacatgactcattatgacttatatatatattttatgaaaatttgtgacagaatactatgtgagatttgaaattttgtttactttattgatggtaaaacagcatgcaaattgctaaaaggactttattaattttaggtttaaacaccgttattttgttggcattttgtctaaagtttggtgaggagggactgtatgcaatatatcaaataatgttttattgcattataatttgtccttgcaaatccctttttttacaccttagataaaaaattctgtcagaggcacaatttattgtttatttttcacattgtgtgtcaacctttggcagggtttgcaataaactaactgattttaacatatacaatgagagatttgtgtttgacattgatcagcttttttgtatatatgtggcgttttaagtgatttaaattttatgggtgagatgtatgttgaaatgcttttggaaacttctttccgaataattttcgcatttgtcagatggtcagagcaagtaattttagtagatttagattttaaatgtcacataaatactgcagttgttgaaaacctttaatttttttggtcatttatataaaaatgcagatgtaagatgtgcactgctgtattgtttgttttttgatggacatatatctgctacataaattaaatggaatacagtggattcttccacgggaaacagctagttttttctttatttgttaAAGCTTACACCTTGCACCAGATGTTAGATCATCTCAGATAACTAACTAATGCAAATCCATTAATTCTTTAGTGAAATTAACATTTAAGTTTCAATTAATAACATAATTTTACTCTGTTGtgtaaaacacacaaaatatgTAATAAGGATAGTGTTTAACAGGTCACTCGTTGATAACAGTGCAGATATATTATATCATACTGAAGATGTAAACCTGTATAAAtatgattaataataataataatttaatataagttTCATTTGCTGAAAACCAA from Hydractinia symbiolongicarpus strain clone_291-10 chromosome 12, HSymV2.1, whole genome shotgun sequence encodes the following:
- the LOC130621791 gene encoding keratin-associated protein 10-9-like isoform X1; translated protein: MSRLLIVLLCCLLCYTLYIDAKAIKGHKSRKVEKLKKTAVAHATHDKKDTKTPEVKSDVKSDDIDADDGDDDGDDGSGDVHSRSGGVSPVPQTGLDISSNPEAIAAAGNLREVIHDSLGKLARAEIQMHQALVNQATKKFVKPSGNPQKALRCPAPCSQECASSGCSPSCCMSSMPMPQPLYMPQVQQPCTPPSCMPQQQQQPCTPPSCMPQMPMPMPMQMPCQTPGCMPQMPMQQPCMPPSCMPQQQAPQMQFKVQLLPPQIVPMQQPQQQCPPQCQPQSCQIGCPQTCCAQQQQPPPPPQMGCQPQCAQQCTPQCPRQCCAPQMPMQPQMMPQPMPAAPMPMQGACPQLCQSQCAPVCPRMCCGPGGR
- the LOC130621791 gene encoding keratin-associated protein 10-9-like isoform X2 — encoded protein: MSRLLIVLLCCLLCYTLYIDAKAIKGHKSRKVEKLKKTAVAHATHDKKDTKTPEVKSDVKSDDIDADDGDDDGDDGSGDVHSRSGGVSPVPQTVKPSGNPQKALRCPAPCSQECASSGCSPSCCMSSMPMPQPLYMPQVQQPCTPPSCMPQQQQQPCTPPSCMPQMPMPMPMQMPCQTPGCMPQMPMQQPCMPPSCMPQQQAPQMQFKVQLLPPQIVPMQQPQQQCPPQCQPQSCQIGCPQTCCAQQQQPPPPPQMGCQPQCAQQCTPQCPRQCCAPQMPMQPQMMPQPMPAAPMPMQGACPQLCQSQCAPVCPRMCCGPGGR